Part of the Shewanella eurypsychrophilus genome is shown below.
GCTTGTTTATCTATGGCGCAAGCTTCTACATTCCAATCTACCTTACCGCGCTGTTAGTGAGCCTGCTTTGGGAGATGGTGTTCGCTAAGGTTCGGGGGCAAGAGTTGCACGAAGGCTTCTTCGTTACTGCCTTGTTGTTCACCTTGATTTTACCAGTATCAACACCGCTATGGTTAATCGCCATGGGGATCACCTTTGGTGTGATTATCGCCAAAGAGCTCTTCGGCGGCATGGGATATAACTTCCTTAACCCAGCGTTAGCTGGATTAGCATTTATCTTTTTTGCTTATCCTACTCAGATTGCTGAGCCTGCGCTTTTAGTCGCTGCTGATGGCTTCTCGGGAGCGACTGCATTAGCACAAGCCGCAGCGGGTAAGCTGAGCTTTGCTGATTATACCTGGTATCAAGCCTTCTCCGACCCAGTGTGGTGGAACGCCTTCTTTGGCTTTACCCCAGGTGCAATTGGTGAAACCAGTACGCTAGCCTTGCTGTTAGGTGGTTGCTTACTGCTTGCCACTCGTTTAGCCGATTGGCGCATCGTTGCCGGCGTAATGCTTGGTATGATCTTAACCTCTGTAATGTTTAACTTCATTGGTTCAAGTAAGAACGATATGTTCGCCATGCCTTGGACCTGGCATCTAGTGACTGGTGGTTTCGCCATCGCCATGATGTTTATGGCCACCGATCCTGTAACGACCTCTTATACCCGTCAGGGCAAGTTGGCCTACGGTATCTTAATTGGCTTTATGACAGTGCTCATTCGGGTGATGAACCTGAAAATGCCAGAAGGGATCATGTTAGCCATCTTATTCGCAAACTTGTGGTCACCTCTGTTCGATTACATGGTCGCTCGCGCCAATATAAAGCGTAGAGCTAAGCGCACCGCGCTGTTAAGCAAAGATAATTCGGGAGCTAAATCATAATGGCCTTGAAGAAAGATTCTGTGGTGGGAACCATGATTTTCATCATTACTCTCAGTCTCTTGTGCTCATTTATGATCACTGGAACTGCCGAGTTACTTAAAGAACGTAAGCTAGTCAAGAAACGTGATGAGCTTAAGCGTTATGTGTTGATGGCATCGGATGTTGATATTCAAGGTGGTAAAGACTTCCGCGCGATATTTGAAAAATCAGTAACGCCTTTGCTTATCGATATCGAATCTGGTGCCATCGAGCCAAAAGAGCGCGTCGAAGTGATGGATTTTGATGAACGTATGGCGGCCATTAACCCAGAGAAGTCACGTAAGTTAGAGAGAAAGAAAGATAAAGCACGGATTAAAACCCGCGCCGATCAAGTGCGAGTTTTCCAAGTGTTTGACGAAAATGGCAAGTTGGCGAGTGTTGTCTTACCTATTTACGGTAAAGGCCTATGGTCAATTATCTATGGCTATGTCGCACTAAAACCAGACTTTAATACCATCGAGAATATCGTGTTTTATGAACATGGTGAGACTCCGGGTATTGGTGACTTCCTTAATGAGGCCGAGTGGACTGATAAATTCCGCGGTAAGCAGATTTTTGACGCTAAGGGTAAAGTGGTCCTGAAAGTGGTTAAAGGTGGCGCTAAAGAGGGTGATATTAATGGTGTCGATGCTGTGAGTGGTGCAACCATGACTGGACGTGGTGTGCAGCGTTCGATTCAATTCTGGTTTGGTACTGAAGGCTTTAAAACCTTCTTAGACAAGCTAAAAGCTTCGGAGGTTTAAGATGAGTAAAAATTTAGCCGCCACCCGGGAAATATTAACGACTCCTATTTTCAAGAACAACCCGGTTGCCATGCAGGTGCTTGGTGTCTGTTCTGCGCTAGCGGTCAGTAATTCGATGCAAACGGCATTGGTGATGACCTTAGCCGTGACCTTCGTGCTGGTTTTTTCAAACCTGATTATTTCGACGATACGCAACCTTATCCCCAACAGCGTGCGGATCATCGCGCAGATGACGATTATCGCCTCATTGGTGATCATCGTCGACATGGTGCTGCAGGATATCGCTTATGAGTTGTCTCGCCAGCTATCTGTGTTTGTGGGTTTGATTATTACCAACTGTATCATCATGGGCCGCGCGGAAGCCTTTGCCATGAAGAATAAGCCGCCAATGGCCGTGGTCGATGCGCTAGGTAATGCCATGGGCTATGGCGTGATCTTACTCGGCGTGGCTTTTGTCAGAGAACTGATAGGTAGTGGCACTCTGTTTGGCTATGAGATTTTGAAAACAGTGGAAAATGGAGGCTGGTACCTAACGAACGAGATGTTCAAGTTGCCACCGATTGCCTTCTTCCTGATCGGTTTGATGATCTGGGCTATCAATGTCATTCAGCGTAAGAGAGGGTAAGAGAAGGTTATGGAACACTATATAAATCTATTTGTTCAGGCGGCCCTTATCGACAATATGGCGCTGTCATTCTTCATGGGCATGTGTACCTTCCTAGCGGTTTCAAAGAAGGTATCCACCTCCTTCGGTCTCGGTATCGCGGTGATAGTCGTGATGATGCTTGCGGTACCATTAAATCAGCTTATTTATGCCAACGTACTGGCTCCGGGGGCGCTGGCTTGGGCCGGATACCCTGAGATTGATTTGAGTTACCTGCAGCTGATCACCTTTATCGGTGTTATCGCGGCGTTAGTGCAGATCCTCGAGATGTTCTTAGATAAATACATCCCGAGCCTCTATGACTCGCTGGGGATCTTCCTGCCACTGTTAACCGTTAACTGTGCGATTTTTGCCGGGGTTATTTTTATGGCCAACCGGGATTACACCTTAAGTGAGTCCGTGGTGTTTGCCGCGGGTTCAGGTTTTGGTTGGGCGATGGCGATTGTGATGTTGGCAGGCCTGCGTGAACGAATGAAGTTTCATGCCATACCCGAAGGGCTTCAAGGTGTAGGCATTACGTTTATCACCACAGGCCTGATGGCATTGGGCTTTATGGCATTCGCAGGTATCTCAATTTAATTCAGTGAGCTAATCGCGTACTTAGATTAACGAAATTGAATTAACGAAATTGAATTAACGAAATTGAATTAAGAGAAGGTAGATTCGATGGAAATGGCAATTGGTATCGGCATGTTTACCCTGGTGGTGAGTATGCTGGTGATGGTGATTCTATTCGCCAAGAGTAAACTGGTTTCAACCGGTGATGTCAGGATCGGCATCAATGATGACGATGACAAAAGCATCACAACGCCTGCGGGAGATAAGCTACTTGGTGCATTAGCCAATAAAAATATCTTTATCCCATCGGCTTGTGGTGGCGGTGGAACCTGCGGCCAGTGCCGCGTAACAGTAAAGTCTGGTGGCGGTGATATTTTGCCAACAGAGCGTGACCATATCACTAAAAAAGAGGCCAAAGAGGGCTGTCGTTTAGCTTGTCAGGTGGCGGTTAAAACCGATATGGAGCTTGAAGTCGAAGAGGAGATTTTCGGCGTTAAGAAGTGGCAATGTGAAGTTATCTCAAACGATAACAAGGCCACCTTCATTAAAGAGCTATTGCTCAAAATACCCGAAGGCGAAGACGTTAAATTTAAGGCCGGTGGTTACATTCAAGTTGAAGCGCCGGCTCATCAGGTCAACTACAGCGATTTCGATATTCCAGAAGAATATCGTGGTGACTGGGACAAGTATGACCTGTTTAAGCTGGTGTCTAAAGTCGATGAAGATGTGTTGCGTGCTTACTCTATGGCTAACTACCCGGACGAGAAAGGCCGCATCATGCTGAATGTACGTATTGCCACGCCACCATCTGAAGGTGTTGCGCCGGGTAAAATGTCATCGTATATCTTTAATCTTAAAGCCGGTGATATGGTGACCATTTCGGGTCCATTCGGTGAGTTCTTTGTTAAAGAGACCGATGCTGAAATGATATTTATCGGTGGTGGTGCAGGTATGGCACCGATGCGCTCTCATATCTTTAACCAGCTTAAAGGCGAGCACACTAAGCGTAAGATGAGTTTTTGGTACGGTGCGCGTTCGACCCGCGAAGTCTTCTATCAGGATGAGTTCGATAAGCTGGCAGAAGAGAATGATAACTTCGTCTGGCATGTAGCACTGTCTGATCCATTGCCTGAAGATAACTGGGAGGGTTACACCGGCTTTATTCATAACGTGATTTATGAGAACTATCTTAAAAATCACAAGGCGCCGGAAGATTGTGAGTTCTACATGTGTGGCCCTCCAATCATGAACACCTCGGTGATCAACATGCTAGAAAGCCTAGGCGTCGAAGAGGAAAACATCCTGCTAGATGACTTCGGTGACTAGTTTTTGTGACTCGTTTTGGGTGAGTAATAGTGGTGAAGAGTATTCATGATTAGGCTCCACAAATAGTGTGGCCCTACTGCAACCCATGAACACCTCGGTGATCAACATGTTGGAAAGCCTAGGCGTCGAAGAGGAAAACATCCTGCTAGATGACTTTGGTGACTAATAGCTAGTGTTATTAGTAGAAATTGAAATGCAGCCTTTTGGCTGCATTTTTGTTTTGAGTTTCAAATAAAGTGAGTTATGCCTAAAATATCCACTAGTGAATAAAAAGGAGTAAATTAAGGGGTGAAATTTAGGCTCAAAGGCGTACACTATCGCCTTTAATATATAGATGAAAGGAGTTATTAAATAACGTGATAATTACGCCGCCTTAGCCCCAGCCCCTCTCTTAGCTTTATTGCTATCAAGCAACACACTCACACTCGCGCTCTATCTTTACTGCACTTTGCAGTGATTACTTGCGCCCAAAATTTATAGCTAAATTTTTCAGAACTCTGGAACGCTTTTGGCTGCCTGATAGAAAGTCAGACAGTCTAATAAAGTCCGGCTATCTGATGAAAAGTAGAGGTTTAATGTTTACACAATTTAAAATCGATTGGATGTCCAATATTCGCGGCGACCTGCTGTCTGGCATCGTCGTTGCTCTTGCGCTCATTCCCGAGGCGATCGCTTTCTCTTTGATTGCTGGCGTCGACCCTAAGGTCGGTCTGTATGCCTCATTTTGTATCTGCGTCATTGTTGCCTTTAGTGGTGGCAGGGCTGGCATGATCTCCGGTGCTACTGGGGCGATGGCCTTGTTGATGGTGACTCTGGTCAGAGAGCATGGCTTGGAGTATCTATTGGCCGCTTCACTACTTACTGGTGTTATCCAGATAGTGATAGGTTATCTAAAACTGGCTGACTTGATGCGCTTAGTGTCCCGCTCAGTGATCACTGGCTTTGTGAATGCACTGGCAATACTAATATTGCTCGCTCAGCTTCCAGAGCTGACCCAAGTTAGCTGGCATGTCTATGCCATGACCGCTCTGGGACTCGCTATTATCTATCTGTTCCCGATGATCCCTAAAGTTGGCAAGCTGATCCCATCCCCCCTAGTGTGCATCGTGCTGCTGACCGTGATTGTTATCTATAGTGAAATGGATATTCGTACTGTGGGTGATATGGGCAATTTGCCAGATTCATTGCCTGTGTTCCTTTGGCCCGATGTGCCTTTGACGCTTGAGACCTTGTGGATAATCTTACCTTACGCTTTAGCATTAGCTGTAGTTGGATTACTCGAGTCTATGATGACGGCGAGTATTGTCGATGACTTGACCGATACCTATAGCGATAAGAGCCGTGAGTGTAAGGGCCAAGGTATTGCCAATATTGGTGCGTCCTTGATGGGCGGAATGGCGGGTTGTGCCATGATTGGTCAATCTGTTATCAATATCAAGTCTGGCGGACTGGGCAGGCTATCTAGCCTAGCGGCGGGCATCTTCTTGTTGATCATGGTGCTGTTTTTAGACTCGTGGCTAAAATTGATCCCCATGGCAGCGCTGGTAGCTGTGATGATTATGGTGGCAGTTAGCACTTTCTCATGGCAATCCATTGCGGACCTTAAGCATCATCCTCTACCGACTAATATCGTTATGCTTTCAACTATGTTTGTGGTTGTAATAACTCATAACTTAGCGATTGGGGTATTAGTCGGTGTGGTTTTAGCGTCGCTATTTTATGCTAATAAGAGTCGTAATATTCTAGCCGTCAGAGATGAGGTGATTGTGGAGGGAGAGCATGTCACACATAGGGTTCATGGGCAGATATTTTTTGCCTCGGCAGATCATTTTATCGGTTTATTTGAATTTAAGAAGGTGACAGATGCGATCACTCTTGACCTGTCCGACGCCTACTTTTGGGATATTACCGCGGTTGCGGCACTGGATAAGGTGATATTCAAATTTAGAAAACTGGGCGTGATAGTTAAGGTGATAGGGATGAATGATCCTAGTGAAAAACTGATCCGAAAGTTCGCGATATACGATAACCCTGAACGACAAAAGCAACTCTCTGTGAGCCACTAATTAACTCTTGCTCTGTGTTGTATTGCAGATGAGTTATCGAGCCTAACCTAAGGCTATTACAGTGCAGCCGCAAGGCTGCACATCTATGTATAACCTTTGTTAAAGCAAGCTCAGTGGGTCAGTAACGCTTCGATGCCTGTAATACCGAAATATTGTACCGAATGTTTTATCACCACCTTCTTGGCTATTAGCTCACCGTCTTTGAATATCTTGACGACTTTCTTGCCGCCTTTGTCATCGGCGTTATATTCAAAATCATCATTTAATCTAAGTTCATCGAACTGGCTTTTCATTATCAAATGCATAATTACTCCAGTGTGAGATTAGTTGTCGATTGTTGTCATTGGCCAAGAAAGTAA
Proteins encoded:
- a CDS encoding SulP family inorganic anion transporter — protein: MFTQFKIDWMSNIRGDLLSGIVVALALIPEAIAFSLIAGVDPKVGLYASFCICVIVAFSGGRAGMISGATGAMALLMVTLVREHGLEYLLAASLLTGVIQIVIGYLKLADLMRLVSRSVITGFVNALAILILLAQLPELTQVSWHVYAMTALGLAIIYLFPMIPKVGKLIPSPLVCIVLLTVIVIYSEMDIRTVGDMGNLPDSLPVFLWPDVPLTLETLWIILPYALALAVVGLLESMMTASIVDDLTDTYSDKSRECKGQGIANIGASLMGGMAGCAMIGQSVINIKSGGLGRLSSLAAGIFLLIMVLFLDSWLKLIPMAALVAVMIMVAVSTFSWQSIADLKHHPLPTNIVMLSTMFVVVITHNLAIGVLVGVVLASLFYANKSRNILAVRDEVIVEGEHVTHRVHGQIFFASADHFIGLFEFKKVTDAITLDLSDAYFWDITAVAALDKVIFKFRKLGVIVKVIGMNDPSEKLIRKFAIYDNPERQKQLSVSH
- a CDS encoding NADH:ubiquinone reductase (Na(+)-transporting) subunit B translates to MSNKDRKPDVQEDYYAPGQAMKGYLRSLVIANGRSTKGKVHVRDAIDVKRTMTLVGLCLLPAILFGLYNLGLQAQIAIASGLSTPDVWQLAPFNLIFGGLTEQTGLIGLFIYGASFYIPIYLTALLVSLLWEMVFAKVRGQELHEGFFVTALLFTLILPVSTPLWLIAMGITFGVIIAKELFGGMGYNFLNPALAGLAFIFFAYPTQIAEPALLVAADGFSGATALAQAAAGKLSFADYTWYQAFSDPVWWNAFFGFTPGAIGETSTLALLLGGCLLLATRLADWRIVAGVMLGMILTSVMFNFIGSSKNDMFAMPWTWHLVTGGFAIAMMFMATDPVTTSYTRQGKLAYGILIGFMTVLIRVMNLKMPEGIMLAILFANLWSPLFDYMVARANIKRRAKRTALLSKDNSGAKS
- the nqrE gene encoding NADH:ubiquinone reductase (Na(+)-transporting) subunit E — protein: MEHYINLFVQAALIDNMALSFFMGMCTFLAVSKKVSTSFGLGIAVIVVMMLAVPLNQLIYANVLAPGALAWAGYPEIDLSYLQLITFIGVIAALVQILEMFLDKYIPSLYDSLGIFLPLLTVNCAIFAGVIFMANRDYTLSESVVFAAGSGFGWAMAIVMLAGLRERMKFHAIPEGLQGVGITFITTGLMALGFMAFAGISI
- a CDS encoding Na(+)-translocating NADH-quinone reductase subunit C, which encodes MALKKDSVVGTMIFIITLSLLCSFMITGTAELLKERKLVKKRDELKRYVLMASDVDIQGGKDFRAIFEKSVTPLLIDIESGAIEPKERVEVMDFDERMAAINPEKSRKLERKKDKARIKTRADQVRVFQVFDENGKLASVVLPIYGKGLWSIIYGYVALKPDFNTIENIVFYEHGETPGIGDFLNEAEWTDKFRGKQIFDAKGKVVLKVVKGGAKEGDINGVDAVSGATMTGRGVQRSIQFWFGTEGFKTFLDKLKASEV
- a CDS encoding NADH:ubiquinone reductase (Na(+)-transporting) subunit D gives rise to the protein MSKNLAATREILTTPIFKNNPVAMQVLGVCSALAVSNSMQTALVMTLAVTFVLVFSNLIISTIRNLIPNSVRIIAQMTIIASLVIIVDMVLQDIAYELSRQLSVFVGLIITNCIIMGRAEAFAMKNKPPMAVVDALGNAMGYGVILLGVAFVRELIGSGTLFGYEILKTVENGGWYLTNEMFKLPPIAFFLIGLMIWAINVIQRKRG
- the nqrF gene encoding NADH:ubiquinone reductase (Na(+)-transporting) subunit F, which translates into the protein MEMAIGIGMFTLVVSMLVMVILFAKSKLVSTGDVRIGINDDDDKSITTPAGDKLLGALANKNIFIPSACGGGGTCGQCRVTVKSGGGDILPTERDHITKKEAKEGCRLACQVAVKTDMELEVEEEIFGVKKWQCEVISNDNKATFIKELLLKIPEGEDVKFKAGGYIQVEAPAHQVNYSDFDIPEEYRGDWDKYDLFKLVSKVDEDVLRAYSMANYPDEKGRIMLNVRIATPPSEGVAPGKMSSYIFNLKAGDMVTISGPFGEFFVKETDAEMIFIGGGAGMAPMRSHIFNQLKGEHTKRKMSFWYGARSTREVFYQDEFDKLAEENDNFVWHVALSDPLPEDNWEGYTGFIHNVIYENYLKNHKAPEDCEFYMCGPPIMNTSVINMLESLGVEEENILLDDFGD